A genomic segment from Nitrospirota bacterium encodes:
- a CDS encoding DegT/DnrJ/EryC1/StrS family aminotransferase has translation MNNIPFLDLVTPHKEIEEELVAVFREALRTGRFIGGPNVDDFEKDFAAFCDVQHCIGVASGTDALRFALIAAGIRQGETVITVPNTFIATTESISQAGASIAFVDIDERTYNIDTEKLREYLETQCVVDDKTGKPINKKTKGIVSAIIPVHLYGQMADMDSIAELAEKYHLIVIEDACQAHGAEYLSASPTLEKGEFENSLSLREREGVRVSHSEKNHWKKAGSLGLAAAFSFYPGKNLGAFGEAGAVTTNDEEIARKIRMIRDHGQSQKYFHDIEGYNGRLDALQAGILHEKLKHLSEGNEKRRQSASLYNVLLNEVDGVITPYEPDWSRAVYHLYVIRTRNRDKLLKHLAEKQIGTGLHYPLPLHLQKAYECLGFKEGDFPVSEKVATEILSLPMFPGLLDDQQKYVAESIKNVQSKPSACTLLHKS, from the coding sequence ATGAATAATATCCCTTTTCTTGATCTTGTAACTCCTCATAAAGAGATAGAGGAAGAACTTGTTGCAGTCTTTAGAGAAGCATTGAGAACAGGGAGATTCATTGGGGGGCCTAATGTTGACGATTTTGAAAAAGACTTCGCCGCCTTTTGTGATGTTCAACATTGTATCGGAGTTGCAAGCGGTACAGATGCGTTGAGATTTGCCCTGATAGCTGCAGGGATCAGGCAGGGTGAGACAGTAATTACTGTACCAAATACCTTCATAGCGACAACCGAGTCCATATCTCAGGCCGGCGCATCAATTGCCTTCGTGGATATTGATGAACGGACCTACAATATAGATACAGAGAAACTCAGGGAATATCTCGAGACACAGTGCGTTGTAGATGATAAGACAGGAAAGCCAATAAACAAGAAGACCAAAGGTATCGTATCAGCCATTATCCCTGTTCACTTGTATGGTCAGATGGCAGACATGGATTCAATAGCAGAACTTGCTGAGAAATACCACTTAATAGTTATAGAAGATGCCTGTCAGGCCCATGGCGCCGAATATCTATCTGCATCCCCCACTTTAGAAAAGGGGGAATTTGAAAACTCCCTCTCCCTCAGGGAGAGGGAAGGGGTGAGGGTTAGTCATTCAGAAAAAAACCACTGGAAAAAAGCCGGCTCCCTCGGATTAGCCGCTGCCTTCAGCTTCTACCCCGGCAAAAATCTCGGCGCCTTTGGAGAGGCCGGGGCCGTTACAACTAATGATGAAGAAATCGCCAGAAAGATTCGCATGATACGTGACCATGGTCAATCTCAGAAATATTTTCATGATATTGAAGGATACAACGGAAGACTCGATGCACTACAGGCTGGGATACTGCATGAAAAACTCAAACACCTTTCTGAAGGAAATGAAAAACGCCGTCAGTCTGCAAGCCTGTACAATGTACTACTCAACGAGGTAGATGGTGTAATAACCCCATATGAACCGGATTGGAGCAGGGCTGTTTACCACCTTTATGTAATTCGCACCCGTAACAGAGATAAGCTACTGAAACACCTGGCTGAAAAGCAGATAGGTACCGGCCTTCATTATCCATTACCACTTCACCTTCAAAAGGCATATGAATGTCTGGGATTTAAAGAGGGAGACTTCCCTGTCTCAGAAAAAGTAGCGACAGAGATTCTATCTCTGCCAATGTTCCCCGGCCTTTTGGATGACCAGCAGAAGTATGTGGCAGAGAGCATAAAGAATGTCCAAAGCAAACCTTCCGCCTGT
- a CDS encoding Gfo/Idh/MocA family oxidoreductase has product MLKVGVIGYGYWGPNIVRNFNRLKSAKVVEVADTNNKALNRVSEIYPAINVTTSADEIITSADTDVIAIVTPVSTHFELAKKALQNGKHIFVEKPFTTTSAQAEELIELADKKNLLIMVDHTFLFTGAVKKIKQLIDDNSLGRLYYYDSMRINLGLFQHDVNVIWDLAVHDLSIMDYLMKEKPVAIGATGKGHVNDREDIAYITVQFSNNVISHFNVNWLSPVKIRMTLIGGEKKMLVWNDLSADEKIRIYDKGIEVSNREGIYDMLVSYRTGDMWAPKVEQLEALQLETEYFVNCVKSGDRPFNDGQAGLRIVKMLEACDRSLKKNGELVSL; this is encoded by the coding sequence ATGCTTAAGGTTGGTGTAATAGGCTACGGTTACTGGGGCCCAAATATAGTAAGAAATTTTAACAGGCTCAAAAGCGCTAAAGTAGTCGAAGTCGCTGACACCAATAATAAGGCTTTAAACCGCGTAAGCGAGATATATCCGGCAATAAATGTGACTACCAGTGCCGATGAAATCATCACATCTGCGGACACAGATGTGATAGCGATTGTTACACCGGTCTCAACTCACTTTGAACTTGCTAAAAAAGCCCTTCAGAATGGCAAGCATATCTTTGTGGAAAAACCTTTTACCACAACAAGCGCTCAGGCTGAAGAGCTGATAGAGTTGGCAGATAAGAAAAACCTCTTAATAATGGTTGACCATACGTTTCTTTTTACCGGCGCGGTAAAAAAGATCAAGCAGCTTATTGATGATAATTCACTCGGACGTTTATATTATTATGATTCCATGAGAATTAACCTGGGACTTTTCCAGCACGATGTTAATGTAATATGGGATCTGGCGGTACATGATTTATCTATCATGGACTATCTGATGAAGGAAAAGCCCGTTGCCATAGGGGCAACCGGGAAAGGACATGTTAATGACAGAGAAGATATCGCATACATAACAGTTCAATTCTCAAATAACGTAATATCCCACTTTAACGTCAACTGGCTGTCTCCGGTTAAGATAAGAATGACCCTTATAGGCGGCGAGAAAAAGATGCTTGTTTGGAATGACCTGAGCGCAGATGAAAAAATAAGGATATATGATAAAGGGATAGAGGTCAGCAACCGGGAGGGGATTTACGACATGTTGGTGAGTTACAGGACCGGTGATATGTGGGCCCCTAAAGTTGAACAGCTTGAGGCCCTGCAATTAGAGACAGAGTATTTTGTCAACTGCGTGAAAAGTGGTGACAGGCCATTTAATGATGGTCAGGCAGGTCTCAGGATTGTAAAAATGCTTGAGGCATGCGACAGGTCACTGAAGAAAAACGGGGAACTGGTAAGTTTGTAA
- a CDS encoding N-acetyltransferase: MNQYLAIAEDVKLGENVKLARFINLYGCTIGDNTKIGTFVEVQKNATIGKNCKISSHTFICEGVTIEDNVFVGHGVIFINDTYPRATTPSGELQTEQDWKVEPIVVKKGASVGSGATILSNVTIGENAIIGAGSVVTKDVPPNVIVAGNPAKFVRNITMKYKNRSPLRVGESDRPYLSEVEGAMGGLNE; this comes from the coding sequence GTGAATCAATATTTAGCCATAGCAGAAGACGTCAAACTGGGTGAGAATGTAAAGCTCGCCAGGTTTATTAATCTCTACGGATGCACAATTGGTGACAATACCAAAATTGGTACATTTGTAGAAGTACAGAAAAATGCAACTATTGGTAAGAACTGTAAAATATCAAGCCATACCTTCATCTGTGAAGGAGTGACTATTGAAGACAACGTCTTCGTTGGGCATGGAGTGATATTTATTAATGATACATATCCCCGCGCGACAACTCCTTCAGGCGAACTGCAGACTGAACAAGACTGGAAGGTAGAACCAATAGTAGTAAAAAAAGGGGCATCTGTTGGATCAGGTGCAACCATACTGAGTAATGTAACTATTGGTGAAAATGCGATAATTGGAGCCGGCAGTGTTGTTACAAAGGATGTGCCGCCTAATGTTATTGTTGCAGGAAATCCAGCTAAGTTTGTAAGGAACATTACAATGAAATATAAAAACAGATCACCTCTCCGCGTTGGAGAGAGCGACAGGCCCTACCTGAGCGAAGTCGAAGGAGCGATGGGGGGTTTGAATGAATAA